Proteins encoded within one genomic window of Buchnera aphidicola (Myzocallis carpini):
- the rplJ gene encoding 50S ribosomal protein L10 — protein MALNLQQKKNIVTKINKIAKSSKSAIIAKIKKISVNKINKLRKNSRKKNVLIYIIKNTLLKISLQDTHLQCLNNKIAGSIIIGFSKEHPGSAAKLFNSFSKKNKNFKIISATLNGKILSQSEIIQLSNLPTYEEAIIRLIITIKNATIGKLITVLQLIKKKIKT, from the coding sequence ATGGCATTAAATTTACAACAAAAAAAAAATATTGTTACTAAAATCAATAAAATTGCAAAATCATCAAAATCTGCAATTATTGCAAAAATTAAAAAAATTAGTGTGAATAAAATTAATAAACTACGAAAAAATAGTCGTAAAAAAAACGTTCTTATATATATAATAAAAAATACCTTATTAAAAATATCTTTACAAGATACACACCTACAATGCTTAAATAACAAAATTGCTGGATCAATCATTATTGGTTTTTCCAAAGAACATCCAGGAAGTGCAGCAAAATTATTTAATAGTTTTTCTAAAAAAAATAAAAACTTTAAAATAATTTCTGCTACATTAAATGGAAAAATACTTTCACAATCAGAAATTATTCAATTATCTAATTTACCAACATATGAAGAAGCTATTATACGTTTAATCATCACAATAAAAAACGCAACAATAGGAAAATTAATTACTGTATTACAATTAATAAAAAAAAAAATTAAAACATAA
- a CDS encoding preprotein translocase subunit SecE yields the protein MNIKIYNKKNIFLKKNIIKYILFFCINIMIYIIYKEHKYNIKNFSLILLTIISIMFLLQKKMKKIITSLEEIQLETKNIHWSNVIETIQITIIIFISSAIISLILWILDRISFYIISSIINLRIL from the coding sequence ATGAATATTAAAATTTATAATAAAAAAAATATTTTTTTAAAAAAAAATATTATAAAATATATTTTATTTTTTTGTATAAATATTATGATATATATCATATATAAAGAACACAAATATAATATAAAAAATTTTTCCTTAATACTACTCACAATAATAAGTATTATGTTTCTTTTACAAAAAAAAATGAAAAAAATAATTACGTCCTTAGAAGAAATACAATTAGAAACAAAAAATATTCATTGGTCTAATGTGATTGAAACAATACAAATTACAATTATAATATTTATTTCTAGTGCGATTATTTCTTTAATACTGTGGATATTAGATAGAATATCTTTCTATATAATATCATCAATTATTAATCTAAGGATTTTATAA
- the nusG gene encoding transcription termination/antitermination protein NusG, with translation MYDITKKKWYILQTFSGFENRVVEKIQEKIKSSNIQNLFHDIIIPSEQVMEIKNGKKKNSEYKFFPGYILINMHMNENSWYLVRNVPKVIGFIGGITDKPTPIQNSEIDKIIKKIKKIGNTPRPKTMFNPGEKIHVKNGPFANFDGIVEEIDYGKNRLQVSVSIFGRPTPVKLNFNQVEKNL, from the coding sequence ATGTATGATATTACAAAAAAAAAATGGTATATTTTACAAACATTTTCAGGATTCGAAAATCGTGTAGTAGAAAAAATACAAGAAAAAATAAAATCAAGTAATATTCAAAATTTATTTCATGATATTATCATACCTAGTGAACAAGTCATGGAAATAAAAAATGGAAAAAAAAAAAATAGCGAATATAAATTTTTTCCTGGATATATATTAATTAATATGCATATGAATGAAAATAGCTGGTATTTAGTTAGAAATGTACCAAAAGTGATAGGATTTATTGGAGGTATTACAGATAAACCAACACCAATTCAAAATTCGGAAATTGATAAAATTATCAAAAAAATCAAAAAAATTGGTAATACACCAAGACCAAAAACTATGTTCAATCCAGGAGAAAAAATACACGTAAAAAATGGTCCATTTGCTAATTTTGATGGTATTGTAGAAGAAATAGATTATGGGAAAAATCGATTACAAGTATCAGTTTCAATATTTGGAAGACCTACTCCAGTAAAATTAAATTTTAATCAAGTAGAAAAAAATTTATAA
- the rplK gene encoding 50S ribosomal protein L11, whose translation MKKKIQSYVKLQVSAGTANPSPPIGPALGQKGINIMEFCKSFNNQTKNLEKGIPIPVIITVYNDRSFSFITKTPPASFLLKKYANIKKGSSKTNIEFVGTIKKSDIHIIAKIKSIDMTGSNIENMEKSIQGTAKSMGIKIEG comes from the coding sequence ATGAAAAAAAAAATACAGTCATATGTTAAATTACAAGTTTCTGCAGGAACTGCTAATCCTAGTCCCCCAATTGGTCCTGCTTTAGGGCAAAAGGGAATTAACATTATGGAGTTTTGTAAATCATTTAATAATCAGACAAAAAATTTAGAAAAAGGTATACCTATACCAGTAATTATCACTGTGTATAATGATCGATCTTTTTCTTTTATTACAAAAACACCACCAGCATCATTTTTATTAAAAAAATATGCTAATATTAAAAAAGGATCTAGTAAAACTAATATTGAATTCGTTGGAACCATTAAAAAAAGTGATATTCATATAATTGCAAAAATAAAATCAATAGATATGACAGGTTCGAATATAGAAAATATGGAAAAATCTATTCAAGGAACTGCAAAATCTATGGGTATAAAAATAGAGGGATAA
- the rplA gene encoding 50S ribosomal protein L1: protein MIKKTKKKNLMNKNINKHKEYNMYEAIEILKQNQSKNFIESVDIAINLSINPKKSEQSVRGSTVLPHGIGRKIKVAVFAQGENIQKAKKYGADLAGGNEIIEHFKNKKNNFDIVLATPEIMPMIGKLGPILGPKGLMPNPKTGTITNNLKEAIFNAKKGKIKYKNDKNGIIHTTIGKINFSNEYLYNNLNQLIVELNKIKPMHSKGNFIKKIVISTTMGIGLKITNYKLQEKL from the coding sequence ATGATTAAAAAAACAAAAAAAAAAAATCTCATGAACAAAAATATTAACAAACATAAAGAATATAATATGTACGAAGCAATTGAGATACTAAAACAAAATCAAAGTAAAAATTTTATTGAAAGTGTAGATATTGCTATTAATTTAAGTATTAATCCTAAAAAATCTGAACAATCTGTACGAGGATCAACAGTGTTACCACATGGAATTGGAAGAAAAATTAAAGTTGCTGTATTTGCACAAGGAGAAAATATTCAAAAAGCAAAAAAATATGGAGCAGACTTAGCAGGAGGTAACGAAATAATTGAACATTTCAAAAATAAAAAAAACAATTTTGATATTGTTCTTGCTACTCCTGAAATAATGCCAATGATAGGAAAATTAGGACCCATATTAGGTCCAAAAGGACTTATGCCTAACCCAAAAACAGGAACCATCACTAATAATCTTAAAGAAGCGATTTTTAATGCAAAAAAAGGAAAAATAAAATACAAAAATGACAAAAATGGAATTATACATACAACTATTGGAAAAATCAATTTTTCTAATGAATATCTATATAATAACTTGAATCAATTAATTGTAGAATTAAATAAAATTAAACCAATGCATTCTAAAGGTAATTTTATCAAAAAAATTGTAATATCAACAACAATGGGAATTGGTTTAAAAATAACAAATTATAAATTACAAGAAAAATTATAA